A portion of the Candidatus Manganitrophaceae bacterium genome contains these proteins:
- a CDS encoding DNA-3-methyladenine glycosylase I, producing the protein MIRCTWAGEHPLMIEYHDKEWGVPLHEEDRLFEFLVLEGAQAGLSWRTILEKRENYRKVFDHFDPAKVARYTDAKIKRLLDDPGIVRNRLKVAAAILNAQKTLEVQKEFGSLDRYLWQFVEGRPVRNASKTFKEVPCRSDLSDRMSQTLAKRGFKFVGTKICYAFMQAVGMVQDHTTDCFRYREINPL; encoded by the coding sequence ATGATCCGGTGCACCTGGGCGGGAGAGCACCCCCTGATGATCGAATATCATGATAAAGAATGGGGGGTGCCGTTGCATGAGGAGGACCGCCTTTTCGAATTTCTGGTCTTAGAAGGGGCTCAGGCGGGATTGAGTTGGAGGACCATTCTGGAAAAAAGGGAGAATTATCGAAAAGTATTTGACCATTTCGATCCCGCCAAGGTGGCCCGATATACCGATGCGAAGATTAAGCGCCTCTTGGATGATCCGGGGATCGTTCGAAATCGTCTGAAGGTGGCCGCCGCGATTCTCAATGCGCAAAAGACACTTGAAGTTCAGAAGGAGTTCGGATCGCTCGATCGATACCTATGGCAATTTGTCGAGGGACGCCCGGTTCGAAACGCGTCTAAAACGTTCAAGGAGGTCCCCTGCCGGTCCGATCTCTCCGATCGGATGAGCCAAACGCTCGCAAAACGGGGTTTTAAGTTCGTCGGAACGAAGATCTGCTACGCCTTTATGCAGGCGGTCGGAATGGTTCAGGATCACACGACCGACTGCTTTCGGTATAGAGAAATCAATCCCCTTTAG
- a CDS encoding DUF3052 family protein, producing MGVEAQCTVDFSDRTSKGRALLETDALLFRGDFRLSISFKSIQSVAADGKRLKVIFSDGVALFHLGPQAEKWAEKIRNPKSLLDKLGVKPDLIVSILGIRAEPFLKELRGRAKEVVEGKCAKGSDLVFLGIEAPSALKKLKPLLKMIKPEGAIWVVSPKGKDGIKEGEIFAAAKEAGWVAVKVARFSETHTANKWVIPVAHRPFRPFHAFQKRSQ from the coding sequence ATGGGAGTGGAGGCGCAATGCACGGTCGATTTTTCCGACCGGACATCAAAGGGGAGGGCGCTGCTGGAGACCGATGCGCTTTTATTTCGCGGCGATTTTCGGCTTTCGATTTCATTCAAGTCGATCCAATCGGTTGCGGCCGACGGCAAGAGATTAAAGGTCATCTTTTCGGATGGGGTTGCCCTCTTTCATCTCGGCCCGCAGGCGGAGAAATGGGCGGAAAAGATTCGGAATCCGAAAAGCCTCCTCGATAAGCTCGGGGTTAAGCCTGATTTGATCGTCTCGATCTTGGGAATTAGGGCGGAACCGTTCCTTAAGGAGCTGCGGGGACGGGCCAAAGAGGTCGTTGAAGGAAAGTGTGCAAAGGGGTCCGATCTGGTTTTCCTCGGGATTGAAGCGCCGTCGGCGCTGAAGAAGCTGAAACCGTTGCTAAAGATGATCAAGCCCGAAGGGGCGATTTGGGTGGTCTCACCGAAAGGCAAGGATGGGATAAAGGAGGGTGAGATCTTTGCCGCCGCCAAAGAGGCGGGGTGGGTCGCTGTGAAAGTCGCCCGCTTTTCCGAGACCCACACCGCCAATAAATGGGTCATTCCGGTGGCGCACCGCCCATTCCGCCCATTCCACGCATTCCAAAAGAGGAGTCAGTGA
- a CDS encoding fused MFS/spermidine synthase, translating into MTEPISLPPSISKSKQGQTEFVTADFGHVYVPMGVLYKGTTGLQEIEIYTTNTFGRIMFLDGKIQVSYLDEERYHQYLVQGPLLACENPKSIYVIGGGDGGAIEEAAKHPGIERIVMAEIDQVVIDKSKEYLPDISRGAFDDQRLDLRCVDALKDLQEEKNRYDVIIVDLTEPHGPSKMLYTKEFYQLLASRLTEGGMVGVHTDNFDLFPESYGTIYNTLKSVFGANILTAHVGMPCFGMEWSYRIVSPYRINFERIEKNFRAAVQRGMQLDSFHPSTYLAQPTARERAVIEKFNRVSTNAGPYDKFERAAGYITGKI; encoded by the coding sequence ATGACCGAGCCGATCTCTTTACCTCCTTCCATCTCGAAATCAAAACAGGGACAGACCGAATTTGTCACCGCCGACTTCGGCCACGTCTATGTCCCGATGGGCGTTCTCTACAAGGGGACCACCGGCCTGCAGGAGATCGAGATTTATACGACCAACACCTTCGGCCGGATCATGTTCCTCGACGGGAAGATCCAGGTCTCCTACCTTGACGAAGAGCGCTATCATCAATATCTCGTTCAAGGACCGTTGCTCGCCTGCGAGAATCCGAAGAGCATCTATGTCATCGGCGGCGGCGACGGCGGCGCGATCGAGGAGGCGGCGAAACATCCGGGGATCGAGCGGATCGTGATGGCGGAGATCGATCAGGTCGTGATCGACAAATCGAAAGAATACCTCCCCGATATTTCACGCGGCGCGTTCGACGACCAGCGGCTCGACCTTCGCTGTGTCGATGCGTTGAAAGATCTGCAAGAAGAAAAGAACCGATACGATGTCATCATCGTCGATTTAACCGAGCCGCACGGTCCTTCGAAGATGCTCTATACCAAAGAGTTCTATCAGCTCCTCGCCTCACGTTTGACAGAGGGGGGAATGGTCGGCGTCCACACCGATAACTTCGATCTCTTCCCGGAATCGTACGGCACGATCTACAACACGCTGAAATCGGTCTTCGGCGCCAACATCTTGACCGCCCACGTCGGCATGCCCTGCTTCGGAATGGAGTGGTCCTACCGAATCGTCTCGCCGTATCGGATCAACTTCGAGCGGATCGAGAAAAACTTCCGCGCCGCCGTCCAACGCGGGATGCAGCTCGACTCCTTCCACCCCTCCACCTACCTCGCCCAGCCGACGGCACGCGAGCGGGCCGTCATCGAAAAATTCAACCGCGTCTCCACCAACGCCGGCCCCTACGACAAGTTCGAGCGGGCGGCGGGCTACATCACTGGAAAAATCTAA
- a CDS encoding RNB domain-containing ribonuclease, translating to MAIETKDPQHRPLLQRIADQAMIERGLLPDFSPQALAELRHLQAPVGPAAPRDLRHLLWCSIDNDDSRDLDQLTVAEALSDGRVKLLVAVADVDAWVKKDSEIDEHARQNTTSVYTVAKIFPMLPEAISTDLTSLNEASERSAIIVEMVLGGDGSFEQSDVYVARVRNQARLTYNDLASWLEQRAPVPPKAGAVPGLIENLQLQDRVAQRMKALRQECGALSFETVEARLVFDDGKVKEVLADKKNQAKEMIENFMIAANGATARFLASKKIPSLRRVVRTPKRWDRIVALASERRFNLPQEPDSKALEAFLTEARAADPVGFPDLSLSIIKLMGPGEYTVEGPGEPSAGHFGLAIRDYTHSTAPNRRYPDLITQRLLKAAIGGEPPPYGSEALSVLAKQCTEKEDAARKVERQVRKSAAALLLASRIGEQFDAIVTGAASKGTWVRLLHPPIEGRLVSGFERVDVGQRVRVQLVRTDVEKGFIDFKRVER from the coding sequence ATGGCCATTGAGACAAAGGATCCGCAGCACCGTCCCCTCCTGCAGCGAATCGCCGACCAGGCCATGATCGAGCGAGGTCTCCTCCCCGACTTTTCACCCCAGGCGCTCGCCGAGTTGCGCCACCTTCAGGCACCTGTCGGACCGGCGGCGCCGCGAGACCTGCGGCATCTCCTCTGGTGCTCGATCGACAATGACGACTCGCGCGATCTCGATCAGCTCACGGTTGCGGAAGCGCTGTCGGACGGCCGGGTGAAGCTCCTGGTTGCGGTCGCCGACGTCGATGCGTGGGTGAAAAAGGATTCCGAGATCGATGAGCATGCGCGTCAAAACACGACGTCGGTCTATACGGTCGCTAAAATCTTTCCGATGCTCCCCGAAGCAATCTCGACCGATTTAACTTCGCTCAACGAGGCATCGGAGCGATCGGCGATCATTGTCGAGATGGTCCTCGGCGGCGACGGATCGTTTGAGCAAAGCGACGTCTATGTCGCGCGGGTCCGCAATCAAGCGAGGCTGACCTACAACGACCTCGCTTCTTGGCTGGAGCAAAGGGCGCCGGTCCCGCCGAAGGCCGGGGCGGTTCCCGGTCTGATCGAAAACCTTCAGCTGCAAGATCGGGTGGCCCAGCGGATGAAGGCGCTTCGACAGGAATGCGGCGCGCTGAGCTTTGAGACGGTAGAAGCGCGCCTGGTTTTCGATGACGGCAAAGTGAAAGAGGTTCTGGCCGACAAAAAGAACCAGGCGAAGGAGATGATCGAGAACTTTATGATCGCGGCCAACGGCGCAACCGCCCGCTTTCTGGCTTCGAAAAAGATTCCTTCGCTCCGGCGGGTCGTCCGAACTCCGAAGCGCTGGGACCGGATCGTCGCGCTTGCCTCGGAGCGCCGCTTCAACCTTCCTCAAGAACCCGATTCAAAGGCGTTGGAGGCATTTTTAACTGAAGCGCGCGCCGCCGACCCGGTCGGCTTTCCGGATCTCTCCCTTTCGATCATCAAATTGATGGGACCGGGGGAATATACGGTCGAAGGTCCGGGCGAGCCGTCCGCCGGTCACTTCGGTTTGGCGATCCGAGATTACACCCACTCCACCGCGCCGAACCGGCGCTATCCCGACCTGATCACACAGCGGTTGCTGAAAGCGGCGATCGGCGGAGAACCGCCCCCCTATGGCAGCGAGGCCCTTTCCGTCCTGGCCAAACAGTGCACGGAAAAAGAGGATGCGGCAAGGAAGGTCGAACGGCAGGTGAGAAAGTCGGCGGCGGCGCTCCTTCTGGCATCGCGGATTGGGGAGCAGTTTGATGCGATCGTGACCGGCGCAGCCTCCAAAGGAACCTGGGTCCGTCTTCTCCATCCGCCGATTGAAGGAAGGTTGGTGAGCGGGTTTGAGCGGGTCGACGTCGGCCAGCGGGTTCGCGTGCAGCTGGTTCGTACCGATGTGGAGAAGGGATTTATTGATTTTAAGCGGGTGGAGCGATGA
- a CDS encoding NADH:flavin oxidoreductase/NADH oxidase has protein sequence MAGLFEPFTLRDITFQNRIVVSPMCQYSSRDGFANDWHLVHLGSRAVGGAGLVFTEAAAVLPEGRISPQDLGIWSDPHIAPLKRITCFIQEQGSFSGIQLAHAGRKASTYRPWEGQGVAPEAEGGWRKIVAPSPLPFAEGYGVPEALTEAGIQEVVNGFAEAARRALEAGFSVIEIHAAHGYLLHEFLSPFSNRRPDRYGGSFENRTRLLREVVTAIRGVWPDRLPLFARISATDWAPGGWDIDESIELARQLNPLGVDLFDCSSGGNRPDVKIPVAPGYQVPFAERIRREAGLPTGAVGLITSPTQAEEIIRNGRADLVLLARAFLRDPYWPLHAASEFDVPIPWPPQYLRAAPKGTPARVPVDSDRLERCFAEHHAIMSEKKEKQK, from the coding sequence ATGGCCGGTCTGTTTGAACCCTTCACCCTCCGTGACATCACTTTTCAAAATCGAATTGTCGTCTCTCCGATGTGTCAATATTCAAGCCGAGACGGTTTCGCGAACGATTGGCATCTCGTTCATCTTGGCAGCCGCGCGGTCGGCGGCGCCGGCCTCGTCTTCACCGAAGCGGCGGCGGTCCTTCCCGAAGGGCGGATCAGTCCGCAAGACCTCGGGATTTGGAGCGACCCGCACATCGCGCCGCTGAAGCGGATCACCTGCTTTATTCAGGAGCAGGGTAGCTTCTCGGGCATCCAGCTCGCCCATGCCGGGCGAAAGGCGAGCACCTACCGGCCGTGGGAAGGACAAGGTGTGGCTCCCGAGGCGGAGGGAGGATGGCGCAAGATCGTCGCGCCGAGCCCGCTGCCGTTTGCGGAAGGGTATGGCGTTCCGGAGGCGCTTACGGAAGCGGGAATTCAAGAAGTCGTCAATGGATTCGCCGAGGCCGCTCGCCGCGCGTTGGAGGCCGGCTTTTCCGTCATCGAGATTCATGCGGCGCACGGGTATCTTCTCCATGAGTTCCTCTCCCCGTTCAGTAATAGACGACCCGATCGATACGGCGGCTCGTTCGAGAACCGAACCCGTCTCCTGCGTGAGGTGGTCACGGCGATTCGGGGCGTCTGGCCCGATCGTTTGCCGCTCTTCGCTCGGATCTCGGCGACCGATTGGGCGCCGGGGGGCTGGGACATCGACGAATCGATCGAACTTGCCCGACAACTCAACCCGCTGGGGGTCGATCTGTTCGACTGCTCCTCCGGCGGCAATCGTCCTGATGTCAAGATTCCGGTCGCTCCCGGCTATCAGGTTCCCTTTGCGGAGCGGATTCGCCGGGAGGCCGGCCTGCCGACCGGCGCCGTCGGCCTGATTACTTCGCCGACTCAAGCCGAAGAGATTATTCGGAACGGCCGGGCCGATCTGGTTCTGCTCGCTCGAGCATTCCTGCGCGATCCCTACTGGCCGCTCCATGCGGCCTCTGAATTCGACGTCCCGATCCCTTGGCCCCCGCAATATCTCCGAGCCGCCCCGAAAGGAACCCCGGCGCGGGTCCCGGTCGATTCAGACAGACTTGAGCGCTGCTTCGCGGAGCACCATGCGATTATGTCGGAGAAGAAAGAGAAGCAGAAGTGA
- a CDS encoding intradiol ring-cleavage dioxygenase has protein sequence MLGLIGTAAITILSGCGPNSGPRWWRRLWSGKTAAASIPPCIVRPEQTEGPYFVDEKLNRADIRSDPSDGSVKEGLPLRLTIRVHEITNNACTPLAGARVDLWHCDAAGVYSDVRDRSFDTRGKKFLRGYQTTDTAGKAVFLTIYPGWYQGRTVHIHFKIRTAPESRRGYEFTSQIYFDDAQTDQIHAHPPYNTKGQRTVKNQQDGIFNDGGPELILQMTQEADGYAGTFDIGLEMT, from the coding sequence ATGCTCGGTTTAATCGGCACGGCCGCCATAACGATCTTGTCGGGATGTGGACCCAACTCGGGTCCACGATGGTGGCGGCGCCTCTGGTCTGGGAAGACGGCTGCGGCATCGATCCCGCCCTGCATCGTGAGGCCGGAGCAGACCGAAGGTCCTTATTTTGTCGACGAGAAACTCAACCGCGCCGACATTCGCTCCGACCCTTCGGATGGTTCGGTGAAGGAGGGGCTGCCGCTCCGGCTGACGATTCGGGTTCATGAGATCACAAACAACGCCTGCACTCCACTCGCGGGGGCGAGGGTCGATCTTTGGCACTGCGATGCGGCCGGTGTTTATTCCGACGTTCGGGATCGTTCCTTCGACACGCGGGGGAAAAAATTCTTGCGGGGCTATCAAACGACCGATACCGCCGGCAAGGCCGTATTTCTGACGATCTATCCCGGTTGGTATCAGGGAAGAACCGTCCACATTCACTTTAAGATTCGGACCGCGCCGGAGTCGAGACGCGGATATGAATTCACATCGCAGATCTATTTCGACGATGCCCAGACCGACCAGATCCATGCACACCCGCCCTACAACACGAAAGGCCAGCGGACCGTCAAGAATCAACAAGACGGCATTTTCAACGACGGCGGCCCGGAGTTGATCCTTCAGATGACCCAGGAAGCCGATGGGTATGCGGGGACATTCGATATCGGACTGGAAATGACTTAA
- a CDS encoding NmrA family NAD(P)-binding protein produces the protein MFTVMGATGHTGGVVADRLLAAGKKVRAIGRSTDRLQPLTKRGAEPAVGDANEVAFLTSAFQGAEGVYAMVPPDYAAPDQRAYYNRIGAAIENALRSSGVRKVVFLSSLGGERSEGTGPITGLHDLEERFRRLGIDLLVLRPGYFYENFYSSLGLIKHQGINGGAMEPEIPVTMTATNDIGAVAAEELIGGKFNGTGVRELLGPRDYTMSEATRILGGKIGKPDLKYVRFPDAEFAKALVQAGFSQGAADAFVEMSQAFNTGKIRSLEGRNPRNTTPTTFEKFADQLAAAYRKM, from the coding sequence ATGTTTACGGTGATGGGTGCGACGGGACATACGGGAGGGGTGGTTGCGGATCGGTTGCTGGCCGCGGGGAAGAAGGTCCGGGCGATCGGTCGCTCCACCGACCGACTGCAGCCGCTGACAAAGCGCGGCGCTGAGCCGGCGGTGGGAGATGCGAATGAGGTTGCTTTCCTCACCTCGGCCTTTCAAGGAGCGGAGGGTGTTTATGCGATGGTCCCCCCCGACTATGCCGCGCCCGATCAGCGCGCCTACTACAATCGCATCGGCGCGGCAATCGAAAATGCGCTCCGTTCATCGGGCGTCCGCAAAGTGGTCTTTTTAAGCAGCCTCGGCGGCGAGCGGTCGGAAGGGACCGGCCCCATCACGGGGCTGCACGATCTGGAGGAGCGGTTTCGGAGGCTCGGCATCGATCTCTTGGTTCTTCGCCCCGGCTACTTCTATGAGAATTTCTATTCGTCATTAGGACTCATCAAACATCAAGGAATCAACGGCGGCGCCATGGAACCGGAGATCCCGGTGACCATGACGGCGACGAACGACATCGGCGCGGTTGCCGCGGAAGAATTGATCGGCGGAAAATTTAACGGAACGGGGGTGCGGGAGCTGCTCGGCCCCCGCGACTATACGATGTCGGAGGCGACGCGCATTCTCGGCGGAAAAATCGGCAAACCCGATCTGAAGTATGTCCGGTTTCCCGACGCGGAGTTTGCGAAAGCGCTCGTTCAGGCCGGCTTCTCGCAGGGCGCCGCGGACGCATTCGTCGAGATGTCTCAGGCGTTCAACACCGGCAAGATTCGATCTCTCGAAGGACGCAATCCAAGAAACACGACGCCGACGACGTTCGAAAAGTTTGCCGATCAGTTGGCGGCCGCTTATCGGAAAATGTGA
- a CDS encoding glutamine synthetase: MGSKIPGMLTQDELRRRVSAGEIDTLLLVFTDHYGRFMGKRLDADFFLEDAAKKGTHACDYLLTVDMEMEPVPGYRLANWEKGYGDFHLVPDFTTLRVASWLEKTALILCDVRNDKSHRPVAQAPRSVLRKQIDRAAQLGYRAAAASELEYYLFKTSYRDAAAKGYTGLEPAGWYLEDYHALQGAREEAFNGAARRHLKQSGIPVENSKGEWGRGQHELNVRYADILTMADRHAIFKECLKEIAEQMGLSVTFMAKLAADQAGSSCHIHLSLWQKNQNAFPGKGRLGPVACSDTFRWFLGGWIAHAPEVMVFYAPTVNAYKRYQTGSWAPTRLAWSYDNRTAGFRVVGEGSSLRIECRIPGADCNPYLALAAALASGLDGIENKIAPPPIFEGDIYAAQHLPRVPRTLRDATDLFEKSAFAKEALGEEVVEHYLHFYRTEQEAYDKAVTDWERQRYFERI; this comes from the coding sequence ATGGGTTCCAAGATTCCTGGCATGCTCACGCAGGATGAGCTGAGACGGCGGGTGAGCGCGGGGGAGATCGATACCCTCCTGCTCGTCTTCACCGATCACTATGGCCGGTTCATGGGAAAGCGGCTCGATGCCGACTTCTTCTTGGAAGATGCCGCGAAGAAGGGAACCCACGCCTGCGACTATCTGTTGACCGTCGATATGGAAATGGAGCCGGTGCCGGGATATCGGCTGGCCAATTGGGAAAAGGGCTACGGCGATTTTCATCTCGTTCCCGACTTCACGACCCTCCGCGTTGCAAGCTGGCTGGAGAAGACGGCGTTGATCCTCTGCGATGTCCGGAACGATAAAAGCCACCGCCCGGTGGCGCAGGCCCCCCGCTCGGTGTTGAGAAAACAGATCGACCGGGCCGCCCAATTGGGATACCGCGCCGCGGCCGCTTCGGAATTGGAATACTACCTCTTCAAGACCTCTTATCGAGACGCCGCAGCCAAAGGCTACACCGGACTGGAACCGGCCGGCTGGTATCTGGAAGACTATCATGCGCTGCAGGGGGCGCGCGAAGAAGCGTTCAACGGCGCGGCGCGCCGCCACCTCAAGCAATCGGGGATCCCGGTGGAGAATTCGAAAGGAGAGTGGGGGCGGGGACAACACGAGCTCAACGTCCGCTACGCCGACATCCTGACGATGGCCGACCGCCATGCCATCTTCAAGGAGTGCTTGAAAGAAATCGCGGAGCAGATGGGGCTGAGCGTCACCTTCATGGCGAAGCTCGCCGCCGACCAGGCGGGATCGAGCTGCCACATCCACTTGAGTCTCTGGCAGAAGAACCAAAACGCCTTTCCCGGAAAGGGGCGGCTCGGGCCGGTCGCCTGCTCCGACACTTTTCGCTGGTTTCTCGGCGGATGGATCGCCCATGCGCCGGAGGTGATGGTCTTCTACGCGCCGACCGTCAACGCCTACAAGCGCTACCAGACCGGCTCCTGGGCGCCGACGCGGCTCGCCTGGAGCTACGATAACCGGACCGCCGGGTTCCGCGTCGTCGGGGAGGGGAGCAGCCTGCGGATCGAGTGCCGGATTCCCGGCGCCGACTGCAATCCCTATCTCGCCTTGGCGGCGGCGCTTGCCTCCGGGTTGGATGGGATTGAAAACAAAATTGCGCCGCCGCCGATTTTCGAGGGAGATATCTACGCCGCGCAACATCTCCCCCGGGTGCCGCGCACACTCCGCGACGCGACCGACCTCTTCGAGAAGAGTGCCTTCGCCAAAGAGGCATTGGGCGAGGAGGTCGTCGAGCATTACCTCCACTTCTACCGGACCGAGCAGGAGGCATACGATAAAGCGGTGACCGACTGGGAACGGCAGCGCTACTTTGAGCGGATTTAG
- a CDS encoding gamma-glutamyl-gamma-aminobutyrate hydrolase family protein → MSTLIGITTYGRGEENRFYLPAPYVDAVRRAGGIPLLIPPGAPDLKRVIDRIDGLILTGGGDLDPSLYGGVRHPTIYSVDPERDRSEIMLVKQSLDARLPTFGICRGSQVINVALGGTLVEHLPDFVGEAVPHRLPPREPTTHSIQLAPESHLAEILIAEAFVAPSWHHQAVRRLAPGLKSTAQAPDGTIEAVEHIEHPWLIGVQWHPELAAEKDPLQQRLFDALVKAAADRRRK, encoded by the coding sequence ATGTCCACGCTGATCGGAATTACCACATATGGCCGTGGTGAAGAGAATCGTTTTTATCTCCCTGCACCCTATGTCGACGCAGTCCGGCGGGCGGGCGGCATTCCGCTCCTGATCCCACCGGGAGCGCCCGATTTAAAAAGGGTGATCGATCGGATCGACGGGCTGATTTTAACCGGGGGCGGCGACCTCGATCCATCTCTGTACGGCGGCGTTCGTCATCCGACGATTTATTCGGTCGATCCGGAGCGGGATCGGAGCGAGATCATGCTGGTGAAGCAGAGCCTCGACGCCCGATTGCCGACCTTCGGGATCTGCCGCGGCAGCCAGGTGATCAATGTCGCGCTGGGCGGAACGCTGGTCGAACACCTTCCCGATTTCGTCGGAGAGGCGGTGCCGCATCGCCTCCCGCCGCGCGAGCCGACCACGCATTCGATCCAGCTGGCGCCGGAGAGTCATCTGGCCGAGATCCTCATTGCGGAAGCGTTCGTCGCCCCCTCGTGGCATCACCAGGCGGTTCGCCGGCTCGCTCCCGGCTTAAAATCGACGGCGCAAGCACCGGATGGAACGATTGAAGCGGTCGAGCACATAGAGCACCCTTGGCTGATCGGGGTCCAGTGGCACCCGGAATTAGCCGCCGAGAAAGACCCGCTGCAGCAAAGATTGTTTGACGCGCTGGTAAAGGCTGCCGCAGATCGGCGAAGGAAATGA
- a CDS encoding glucose 1-dehydrogenase encodes MRLANKVALITGAGSGIGRESALLFASEGAQVVAVDLNEASAKETAKMIEANTNKGQALPLQADIMRALDCEAMIAATEKAFGRLDILFNNAGIMDSRDDDAVQTEEAVWDNTMAVNLKGVFLGCKFGVPALRRAGGGSIINTASFVAFLGAATPQLAYTASKGGVLAMTRELAVIHAREKIRVNALCPGPLRTELLMKFLNTEQKKQRRLVHIPMGRFGEAKEIAKAALFLASDDSSYMTGASLMVDGGITAAYVTPE; translated from the coding sequence ATGCGATTAGCAAATAAGGTCGCCCTCATTACGGGGGCGGGGAGCGGGATCGGCCGGGAGTCGGCGCTCCTCTTTGCAAGCGAGGGGGCGCAGGTCGTCGCCGTCGATCTCAATGAAGCGAGCGCCAAAGAAACGGCGAAAATGATTGAGGCCAATACAAATAAAGGACAGGCGCTCCCCCTGCAAGCCGACATCATGCGGGCCCTCGATTGCGAGGCGATGATCGCGGCGACGGAAAAGGCGTTCGGCAGACTCGACATCCTCTTCAACAATGCCGGGATCATGGACAGCCGGGACGACGACGCCGTTCAGACGGAGGAAGCGGTTTGGGACAATACCATGGCGGTGAATCTCAAAGGGGTTTTCCTCGGCTGCAAATTTGGCGTCCCGGCGCTGCGACGCGCGGGTGGGGGATCGATTATCAACACCGCTTCCTTCGTCGCCTTCCTCGGCGCGGCGACGCCACAACTGGCGTACACCGCGAGCAAAGGGGGAGTGCTGGCGATGACGCGGGAGCTGGCGGTGATTCATGCGCGGGAGAAGATCCGGGTGAATGCCCTCTGTCCCGGCCCGCTCCGGACGGAGCTGTTGATGAAGTTCTTGAACACCGAGCAAAAGAAGCAGCGCCGGCTGGTCCATATTCCGATGGGCCGATTCGGCGAGGCGAAGGAGATCGCGAAAGCGGCCCTCTTTCTCGCCTCCGACGATTCATCGTATATGACCGGAGCGTCGCTGATGGTCGACGGCGGGATCACCGCCGCCTATGTCACACCCGAATAG